The Arabidopsis thaliana chromosome 5, partial sequence genomic interval tgtgttaaataaaaaaaaaacgaatttttGATGTTGGATTGTGTAATCGAATAATCATGTTCTTTAATTCGTTGATAGATGAAACAAAATGTgtattaaaatacaaaagtttGCAACTTTTCATCACTTCCAATGATTCTCTGTATTAGTAGTTCAATAGTGTatcaaagttttaaacttttgttgatTCACTTGACAGATTTTGGTGTACAAGCAATTGTGAGCTGGGTTTTAGCTGAAGTGTTTGGTGATCAAAACCTTTCAATTGTTGCTGAAGAAGACACTGAGACACTCTCTGAGGCTGATTCTTTAGGTCTTTTAGGAGCTGTGTCGAATGCGGTTAATGAAGCATTGTCCGAAGCTCAGAACTACGGGCTTCCGAAGCCAGTTAAGCCATTGGGGTCTAGTGAAATTCTTAAGGCTATTAGTAGATGTAACTCTGTTGGAGGACCTAAAGGAAGGCATTGGGTTCTTGATCCTGTTGATGGAACGTTAGGGTTTGTTCGTGGGGATCAGTATGCTGTTGCTTTAGCTTTGATAGAGAATGGTAAAGTTCTTTTGGGTGTACTAGGATGTCCTAATTATCCGGTTAAGAAAGAATGTTTAAGTAATGGTTGTAACCAAGCTATGAAGACGAAAGCTGTTGCTGGTTCAGTATCGAAAGGATGTGTTATGTATGCAAAGAGAGGTAGTGGTCAAGCTTGGATGCAACCTTTGATCGTTGGAGGAATACCAGAATCTGCAACACTTCTTAAGGTTTCTTCAGTTGATGATCCGGTTTTAGCTACAGTTTGTGAGCCAGTAGAGAGAGCAAACTCAAACCACTTGTTCACTGCAGGACTTGCCAATAGCATGGGAGTTAGGTAAATGTTGTTTATTCACTCTCTTATTCAAATGTTACGTTATTGACCAAAAGTTTTTTGCTCTGCAGAAAGCAGCCTATGCGAGTGTATAGCATGGTGAAATATGCAGCGATTGCACGTGGAGACGCTGAAGTGTTTATGAAGTTTGCACAGTCAAGTTACAAAGAGAAGATATGGGATCACGCAGCTGGAGTTGTTATTGTGGAAGAAGCTGGTGGTGTGGTGACTGATGCGGGAGGGAGAAACTTAGACTTCTCGAAAGGTGTTTACTTGGAAGGTCTTGACCGTGGAATCATCGCATGTTCTGGTCAAGTTTTACATGAGAAGATTATAGGTGCTGTTTATGCTAGTTGGGAATCTTCCAGTCTCTGAAAAAGCTTATCCACAATCCGTAGTTTGGTGCAGCATCATCGAGCCAAAGCAAAGGTaaagaagataacaaattGTCCTCTTCAAGATTGTAATCATATTTGTAGATTACTGCATAAGCTAGTGGTTTTTAATCGGTTTATTTGTTCCGGTTTAGGAGGAACAAGGGCCATTACGGTTTAGGATGAGCAAGGGCCAGTTTCAATGAATGTGAATGGCGGAGAAGTAAATATAGTCGAGGAAGCAGCGGTAAAAGTAAGAATCTAGTTTATTTACCTATCTAAGAGTAATAAAGCTGCTGCATTTCACGAACCCTTATGTTCTATGATCTTTAATGGATGATATCATTTTTAATCTTCGTCCTGTAATAATTCACCTTCAAAACGCGGATTATACATGTCGTTTTCCtgacaaaagacaaaaattagtaaattactGAATAGGCTCTAACTTACTCCATGCTATTTCAATGGTTAACGACCCAAATTGTCTCTCAAATTTAAAGATTCAACTAGAAATTGCCGATAATATTGGTCCAGTTTTGGgctaataaattttgtttattgggCCGACTCGATGACCATTTTAAAGAGGACTCAATAGATTTTTATTGATacgaaaatattattaaatcaGACCGAATTAAAATGCCTTGAACTCCGGTTTAGCCGACATGTTTGGCACCCTAATGAGAATAGCTTAGTTAGTTTTGTGTTAGTCTAAAgattaaaagtaaaaagtttGATTCTGCCGACAATTTCTTAGATTTGGTGCTATTTAAAAGATTTCCCTCTTCAATTTTATCGAATTCCAACCTTCAAATAGGCTTTTCCATACATTTATTGAAGAATTTATCATTATCAGTCACAATTATGTGTCTTCATCTTTATACGTACATAATTActagtaataattaaattctACTACTAATAGAGGACGGCCAAAGTGTCAGTAATGATGCATGAATGGTTAGTTGATAAACATCTCTTTCTTATGAattcaatttttcaattttttttttttttttttatatttatttcgtATACTTGTATTTTGTTGAATATTATTAATACATAGCTACATAAAATGTGATAAAAGATTAGGTAAAGTAACAAttggtaagaaaatatcaCAAAGAAGCAAATGACAAGGATAGTCTCATAAGTCATAATCAATACAGTTTACCTATGTCAAAAAAAGAGTCTCATATACAGTACCtataatgttaaaaaattaaaatacttaaaccttttctct includes:
- the HL gene encoding HAL2-like protein (HAL2-like (HL); FUNCTIONS IN: 3'(2'),5'-bisphosphate nucleotidase activity, inositol or phosphatidylinositol phosphatase activity; INVOLVED IN: sulfur metabolic process; LOCATED IN: cellular_component unknown; EXPRESSED IN: 23 plant structures; EXPRESSED DURING: 15 growth stages; CONTAINS InterPro DOMAIN/s: Inositol monophosphatase, conserved site (InterPro:IPR020550), Inositol monophosphatase (InterPro:IPR000760), 3(2),5 -bisphosphate nucleotidase HAL2 (InterPro:IPR006239), Inositol monophosphatase, metal-binding site (InterPro:IPR020583); BEST Arabidopsis thaliana protein match is: Inositol monophosphatase family protein (TAIR:AT5G63980.1); Has 1807 Blast hits to 1807 proteins in 277 species: Archae - 0; Bacteria - 0; Metazoa - 736; Fungi - 347; Plants - 385; Viruses - 0; Other Eukaryotes - 339 (source: NCBI BLink).), which produces MAVDSLETEIDTAVRVVHLASSLCVKVQEKLHLPNGGHVKSKDDDSPVTVADFGVQAIVSWVLAEVFGDQNLSIVAEEDTETLSEADSLGLLGAVSNAVNEALSEAQNYGLPKPVKPLGSSEILKAISRCNSVGGPKGRHWVLDPVDGTLGFVRGDQYAVALALIENGKVLLGVLGCPNYPVKKECLSNGCNQAMKTKAVAGSVSKGCVMYAKRGSGQAWMQPLIVGGIPESATLLKVSSVDDPVLATVCEPVERANSNHLFTAGLANSMGVRKQPMRVYSMVKYAAIARGDAEVFMKFAQSSYKEKIWDHAAGVVIVEEAGGVVTDAGGRNLDFSKGVYLEGLDRGIIACSGQVLHEKIIGAVYASWESSSL